The genomic window ATGCTGTATATAAAGTTGTGTTGTTAAACAGCAATATGTGCAATAAAGATTCAATTTGAGTGTAAACAGTATTATTGTTTGCATTGCTTTCTTTAAGGCTACCCAGCTGTCATTCATCATAATTATTGTCGCCATGAAGAGCTGCTTGATCATTACGGAGTGTCCGTTCACAGATGATACAGAGCCTACTCCCTTTTTTATACTGTTATCTCGTTTTTCTCCTTGGAATAAGACTTGTTACCTGATTTGATCGTGAATAAAAACATGTGATTATCATAAGAAGCAAGAACTGCCTGACTTTCCGTATCACCTGAGTTCAACCCCGGATTTAATGGGATTCTCAATGTCTACATTGTTAGTTTTGCAGGGTttgtttcttgtttgtttttcttttatattttacttataaagtaTGCCGTCGGgatctttttacttttcatttgtaatgtgttatttttttatgattcattttaaaacatgtatgtacCTTTTCTTGCCACGAACAAAGGAGTATATTCTGAGAATATATTATTCAGACAGTTGTTccaaacaaaaaagacaacaatacacTGTACAGATGCTTAAAGTTTACATTTAATTAGCATCAGATATTTATCATAGACTATAAAGCGTTTAAGTATAACATGTCATCATTAGAATAGTTTGTTTTATTGACCGAATTATGCTAAAAACAAAGAACATGCTTTCTGATCTTTAATATAGCGTTCAAATCAAGCAGATCAGAAACATCTCGATGACTCACTGATGATTCACATGTTGTTGCATTTATCTACATACACCTCTAGCAACAGTACAACCAGCAAGGGCTGCTCCACACGTCCCAACTGCAGCTTCACCACAGAGCGCTGCACATGCTCCAAATGTAAAAAAGGTACAAATTGCACATCCTGCAGTCACTACTCCACAAGTAGCTCCAAGAGCAGTGCAACTATCCTTTAATGCTTCGTGGTCACATGATCTTTTTTCTCTATTATTTGTTTGAGGCTTTCCAACTTGTGTGCTGTTAAATTCAATTGCATCTGCGATGACTTTCCCAAACACATTCTTAGACAATAGTGTGGTAACATCTCCCAAATCGTTGACAGTGTCCAGCAATTCCTTTGGCTCATATGGACATTTAGAGTACATAGATTCACATTCATCACTATCTTTTACGGAGTATCCCTTTTTAGCTGCATTTAAAACATGTTCAATATTCGGATATTCAGCTAATAATTGCTTGGCTTCTGCATATAACGAACTGTAACGATCTTGTCCGTTGTCAGTTGCAATTTTTGTAAGGACACCTAACGGGTTGCTCAACATTTGATTGCGTTTAGAGTGTGGTACTGCAGC from Mytilus galloprovincialis chromosome 5, xbMytGall1.hap1.1, whole genome shotgun sequence includes these protein-coding regions:
- the LOC143076975 gene encoding mytilin-1-like, with product MISIYVWCFIVLGTSGTGMVHANDSNKLQNVKAVIAIADKVIDFYDHHTECVGVLMCIFAAVPHSKRNQMLSNPLGVLTKIATDNGQDRYSSLYAEAKQLLAEYPNIEHVLNAAKKGYSVKDSDECESMYSKCPYEPKELLDTVNDLGDVTTLLSKNVFGKVIADAIEFNSTQVGKPQTNNREKRSCDHEALKDSCTALGATCGVVTAGCAICTFFTFGACAALCGEAAVGTCGAALAGCTVARGVCR